Proteins encoded within one genomic window of Ascaphus truei isolate aAscTru1 chromosome 8, aAscTru1.hap1, whole genome shotgun sequence:
- the LOC142501142 gene encoding protein NDNF-like: MMRGPTLCTFGLCPYFIILLVRSTCYTNIPTATSFKRNLFNHYYSVILPDGRESTIHLLKDVTKRYYFALEGYTMPQFSITVTPCDVPIEWNILHYKASHVFHGKVPDDYRPSDDPTSQTHYKTVSTLFHYKGNSVETYVGTSSYSSLFMLEFLSTERDTHITVYLTTDLAHANLFPELPTDPRIDVTTISHNSITLVWKSSPSALKKKENIEYCLLVNEKHNYKSMCAAETALRSAGGKWPKLSALPVLPYLHEPQRVMLLSNREFSIIHKASNVDVRQVCIGNKNTYMVSNLSPNTQYYFDVFVVNLYTNASAAYTGTFAKTWEEPKPKVTQLKDGKIIQLNLDGKRQKIHSFQYQAKHKKVQFTFQSCRGQVRAQILKNGKMLVSETIQSLRHITLKGKLMDKYLVVLKSGAHRSNSSVMIQASSYIHKLLFPFFPDSLKIKSFNKLRTCNSITIAWLGTQERSMYCVYKKKMQEDQVWRELTSVDRCSGPELRPKSEKVSCKYFHDINLQRAVTTETIGDLDIGTSYLLDVYLVGSSGILVRYQSKVVKTRKKC, encoded by the exons ATGATGAGAG GTCCAACATTGTGTACGTTTGGGTTGTGCCCATACTTCATTATTCTACTAGTGAGATCCACGTGCTATACCAACATACCAACAGCTACCAGCTTTAAGAGAAACCTCTTCAACCATTATTACTCTGTTATTCTACCAGATGGCAGAGAAAGTACAATCCACCTGCTAAAAGATGTAACAAAAAG GTACTACTTTGCTTTGGAAGGATACACTATGCCTCAATTCTCAATTACGGTCACACCCTGTGATGTGCCCATTGAATGGAATATCCTACATTACAAAGCTTCACACGTGTTCCATGGAAAAGTGCCAG ATGATTACAGACCTTCCGATGATCCGACGTCTCAAACACATTATAAGACCGTGTCTACTCTTTTCCATTACAAAGGAAACTCTGTAGAGACCTATGTTGGAAcatcttcctattcctccctcttcaTGCTGGAATTTCTATCAACTGAGAGAGACACTCACATCACGGTGTACCTAACGACTGATCTAGCACATGCAAACCTATTTCCGGAGCTTCCAACAGATCCCCGCATTGATGTCACTACTATCAGCCATAACTCTATTACTTTAGTCTGGAAATCAAGTCCCTCTGCcctgaaaaaaaaggaaaatattgAATATTGTCTTCTAGTGAATGAAAAGCACAATTATAAAAGCATGTGTGCAGCTGAGACAGCTCTACGATCCGCTGGGGGGAAATGGCCAAAGTTATCAGCCCTTCCTGTCTTGCCATATCTACATGAACCTCAACGTGTAATGCTTTTGTCTAACAGAGAATTTAGCATTATCCACAAAGCCAGTAATGTAGATGTCAGGCAGGTATGCATTGGTAACAAGAATACCTACATGGTGTCTAATTTAAGCCCTAACACTCAGTATTACTTTGATGTGTTTGTAGTCAACCTCTATACCAATGCCAGTGCTGCATATACAGGAACCTTTGCAAAGACTTGGGAGGAGCCTAAACCGAAGGTCACACAACTGAAGGATGGGAAAATCATTCAACTTAACCTTGATGGCAAAAGACAAAAAATCCATAGCTTTCAATATCAGGCAAAGCATAAAAAAGTCCAGTTCACATTTCAGTCATGTAGAGGCCAAGTACGAGCTCAGATACTAAAGAATGGTAAAATGTTAGTGTCAGAAACCATTCAAAGTTTAAGGCATATTACACTAAAAGGCAAGTTGATGGATAAATACTTAGTTGTACTAAAATCAGGAGCGCATAGGTCAAATTCTTCTGTAATGATCCAGGCATCTTCTTACATCCACAAGCTACTGTTTCCCTTCTTTCCAGATAGCTTAAAAATCAAGTCTTTCAACAAACTAAGAACTTGTAACTCAATCACAATAGCTTGGCTTGGTACACAGGAGCGGagtatgtactgtgtgtataaGAAGAAGATGCAAGAAGATCAAGTTTGGAGAGAGCTAACTAGTGTTGATAGGTGCTCTGGGCCTGAACTTCGGCCAAAGTCGGAGAAAGTTTCATGCAAATACTTTCATGATATCAACCTCCAAAGAGCAGTGACCACCGAGACCATAGGTGACCTGGATATAGGTACCTCATACTTGCTGGATGTGTATCTCGTGGGATCATCAGGGATACTAGTGAGGTATCAAAGCAAAGTGGTGAAGACAAGAAAAAAATGTTGA